From a single Bemisia tabaci chromosome 10, PGI_BMITA_v3 genomic region:
- the LOC109031935 gene encoding uncharacterized protein isoform X1 produces MDLEKRLNTFIFPEAVDAGCFGDDVEKFVSFEIKRHPGKHQFCSDTTFGDITLQKTTGLHFNLPVFVKTRNRSEFPPRAEADAMFHNEIFFYTKIVPILRRYDEFNILSTSFPEFVCGKKTSGQNPEDDVIVLKDLRQRGFRPCEQRHFDENHLSLVLDRLGKFHGLSLLWQMDDPTLFQEVTARIKLISEAKFWAALGGIQSKEVFRQCMFRGVDPLREEPKYRNQLTDLCASFEDADERMDALADASGPLTVLAHGDFHASNVMFKYGADGKPIEVAFFDFGTIKLCSPAIDLCHFLLVSVSPQMKQDRWSELLYQYYGALSHQIGDDLWKPSFETFDLDLRRKGVHAYYVIAAILPAVMSINEGTEIPRPPTSVKRDQTELKEEMEAYMLNMKELGGAFVTDLLAEIVRHMIDKKFFFEH; encoded by the exons ATGGATCTGGAAAAACGATTGAATACGTTTATTTTTCCGGAAGCTGTGGACGCTGGCTGTTTCGGAGATGACGTGGAAAAGTTCGTCAGTTTCGAAATTAAACGCCACCCAGGCAAGCATCAATTTTGTTCTGACACGACGTTTGGTGACATTACGTTGCAGAAAACGACAGGCCTACACTTCAATCTGCCAGTTTTTGTTAAGACGCGTaacag GTCTGAATTTCCACCGAGAGCTGAAGCGGACGCTATGTTCCACAACGAGATATTTTTCTACACGAAGATTGTTCCTATTCTCCGAAGATACGACGAATTCAACATCCTATCTACAAGCTTTCCAGAGTTTGTGTGCGGAAAAAAGACCAGCGGTCAGAATCCTGAGGATGACGTGATAGTCTTGAAAGATCTCCGCCAGAGAGGTTTCCGGCCATGCGAACAACGGCATTTCGATGAAAATCATCTTTCGTTAGTGTTAGATCGATTGGGAAAATTCCATGGGCTATCGTTGTTGTGGCAGATGGACGATCCAACTTTATTTCAAGAAGTAACAGCTCGGATAAAATTAATCAGCGAGGCAAAATTTTGGGCCGCTTTGGGAGGCATTCAATCCAAAGAG GTTTTCAGGCAGTGCATGTTTCGAGGCGTTGACCCTCTGCGCGAGGAACCAAAATACCGGAACCAATTGACGGATCTGTGCGCCAGCTTCGAGGATGCTGATGAGAGGATGGACGCCCTGGCCGACGCCTCGGGGCCTTTGACCGTGCTGGCCCACGGGGATTTTCACGCCAGCAACGTCATGTTCAAGTACGGAGCCGATGGTAAACCAATCGAAGTTGCGTTTTTCGACTTCGGCACCATCAAGCTCTGCTCACCCGCCATAGATCTCTGTCATTTCCTCCTCGTCAGTGTATCACCGCAGATGAAACAGGATCGCTGGAGCGAACTCCTCTATCAGTATTATG GCGCTCTGAGTCATCAAATAGGGGATGACCTTTGGAAACCTTCATTCGAGACATTCGATTTGGATCTTCGTAGGAAAGGGGTCCATGCCTACTACGTCATCGCGGCGATCCTGCCGGCAGTGATGAGCATCAACGAGGGGACTGAAATCCCCCGACCACCGACATCAGTAAAAAGGGACCAAACGGAACTGAAAGAGGAGATGGAGGCTTACATGTTGAATATGAAAGAGTTAGGAGGTGCCTTTGTTACCGATCTGCTAGCTGAAATTGTCAGGCATATGATCGATAAAAAGTTCTTTTTTGAACATTGA
- the LOC109031935 gene encoding uncharacterized protein isoform X2 yields the protein MFHNEIFFYTKIVPILRRYDEFNILSTSFPEFVCGKKTSGQNPEDDVIVLKDLRQRGFRPCEQRHFDENHLSLVLDRLGKFHGLSLLWQMDDPTLFQEVTARIKLISEAKFWAALGGIQSKEVFRQCMFRGVDPLREEPKYRNQLTDLCASFEDADERMDALADASGPLTVLAHGDFHASNVMFKYGADGKPIEVAFFDFGTIKLCSPAIDLCHFLLVSVSPQMKQDRWSELLYQYYGALSHQIGDDLWKPSFETFDLDLRRKGVHAYYVIAAILPAVMSINEGTEIPRPPTSVKRDQTELKEEMEAYMLNMKELGGAFVTDLLAEIVRHMIDKKFFFEH from the exons ATGTTCCACAACGAGATATTTTTCTACACGAAGATTGTTCCTATTCTCCGAAGATACGACGAATTCAACATCCTATCTACAAGCTTTCCAGAGTTTGTGTGCGGAAAAAAGACCAGCGGTCAGAATCCTGAGGATGACGTGATAGTCTTGAAAGATCTCCGCCAGAGAGGTTTCCGGCCATGCGAACAACGGCATTTCGATGAAAATCATCTTTCGTTAGTGTTAGATCGATTGGGAAAATTCCATGGGCTATCGTTGTTGTGGCAGATGGACGATCCAACTTTATTTCAAGAAGTAACAGCTCGGATAAAATTAATCAGCGAGGCAAAATTTTGGGCCGCTTTGGGAGGCATTCAATCCAAAGAG GTTTTCAGGCAGTGCATGTTTCGAGGCGTTGACCCTCTGCGCGAGGAACCAAAATACCGGAACCAATTGACGGATCTGTGCGCCAGCTTCGAGGATGCTGATGAGAGGATGGACGCCCTGGCCGACGCCTCGGGGCCTTTGACCGTGCTGGCCCACGGGGATTTTCACGCCAGCAACGTCATGTTCAAGTACGGAGCCGATGGTAAACCAATCGAAGTTGCGTTTTTCGACTTCGGCACCATCAAGCTCTGCTCACCCGCCATAGATCTCTGTCATTTCCTCCTCGTCAGTGTATCACCGCAGATGAAACAGGATCGCTGGAGCGAACTCCTCTATCAGTATTATG GCGCTCTGAGTCATCAAATAGGGGATGACCTTTGGAAACCTTCATTCGAGACATTCGATTTGGATCTTCGTAGGAAAGGGGTCCATGCCTACTACGTCATCGCGGCGATCCTGCCGGCAGTGATGAGCATCAACGAGGGGACTGAAATCCCCCGACCACCGACATCAGTAAAAAGGGACCAAACGGAACTGAAAGAGGAGATGGAGGCTTACATGTTGAATATGAAAGAGTTAGGAGGTGCCTTTGTTACCGATCTGCTAGCTGAAATTGTCAGGCATATGATCGATAAAAAGTTCTTTTTTGAACATTGA